In a single window of the Burkholderia contaminans genome:
- a CDS encoding glycosyltransferase family 2 protein yields MNARDTQRPPVVSVVVPTYRRPDLLERCLDALCAQVFDPTAYEIVVVDDDAAGSARPVVERCRARVTDVPAIRYMTAPATQGPAGARNVGWRSACGALIAFTDDDTIPDPAWLRHGTAALLAEPAASAAAGRIDVPLRPLPTDYERDAAGLAHAEFATANCFVRRAALERVGGFDERFTRAWREDADLMFALREHFGPIVDADAARIVHPVRPARWGASIGQQSKVYFDALLYKKHRATYRRHIRPAPPWHYYAAVLAAVGAIVCFAAGWPAPGAACVAVWGVITAAFCVKRLRGTQLTPSHVAEMIVTSIAIPPVSLYWRMRGALHFRVLFL; encoded by the coding sequence ATGAACGCGCGCGACACGCAACGGCCGCCGGTCGTGTCGGTCGTCGTGCCGACCTACCGGCGGCCCGACCTGCTCGAGCGCTGCCTCGACGCGCTGTGCGCGCAGGTGTTCGACCCCACCGCCTACGAGATCGTCGTGGTCGACGACGACGCCGCCGGCAGCGCGCGGCCCGTCGTCGAGCGGTGCCGTGCGCGCGTGACCGACGTGCCGGCGATCCGCTACATGACCGCGCCCGCCACGCAGGGGCCGGCCGGTGCGCGCAACGTCGGCTGGCGCAGCGCGTGCGGCGCGTTGATCGCGTTCACCGACGACGACACGATTCCCGATCCGGCGTGGCTGCGCCACGGTACGGCCGCGTTGCTGGCCGAACCGGCCGCGTCCGCTGCCGCGGGCCGCATCGACGTGCCGTTGCGGCCGCTGCCGACCGACTACGAACGCGACGCGGCCGGCCTCGCGCATGCGGAATTCGCGACCGCGAACTGCTTCGTGCGGCGCGCGGCGCTCGAACGTGTCGGCGGCTTCGACGAACGCTTCACGCGCGCATGGCGCGAGGACGCGGACCTGATGTTCGCGTTGCGCGAACACTTCGGGCCGATCGTCGACGCCGACGCGGCGCGCATCGTGCATCCGGTACGCCCCGCACGTTGGGGCGCGAGCATCGGCCAGCAGTCGAAGGTCTATTTCGACGCGCTGCTGTACAAGAAGCACCGCGCGACCTACCGCCGCCATATCCGGCCGGCGCCGCCGTGGCACTACTACGCGGCGGTGCTCGCCGCGGTCGGCGCGATCGTGTGCTTCGCGGCCGGGTGGCCGGCGCCGGGCGCGGCATGCGTGGCGGTCTGGGGCGTGATTACCGCGGCGTTCTGCGTGAAGCGCTTGCGCGGCACGCAGCTCACGCCGTCGCACGTTGCCGAGATGATCGTCACGTCCATCGCGATTCCGCCCGTGTCGCTGTACTGGCGCATGCGCGGCGCGCTTCATTTCAGGGTCCTGTTCCTATGA
- a CDS encoding carbamoyltransferase family protein: MTEPIHTLGINAAFHDSAACLVRDGVVIAAAEDERFTHVKHAKRPVPFSTWELPYHAIDYCLAEAGIVLADVDHVAYSYDPWFELDREAAEPSLTLPLAPSAHAPRNGGASPWHPLFLSSIVNAPRQLAGGAPHHLQRRFRGVTHDGPFRWHFVEHHLAHEASAFLAAPFERCAVMTMDGRGERATTSYGAFDGRSYRRLGQVNLPHSLGLLYERVTRYLGFLHSSDEYKVMALASYGKPVFADAMRELVRYDGAGRYAILDGDLVALFGPPRERGGPIEPHHCDIAHALQLVLEETTLQAVDWLAAATGERQLAMAGGVALNCVMNAKIRDRGPFDDVWVQPAAGDAGTALGAALWTDFRMRGERGAWRMDHAYLGPSYGDDAIEAFLKDAQLPYRRLADVAAQTAALLAANRVIGWFQGRMEFGPRALGARSILASPTDPDMQHKLNKIKDREDFRPVAPVVLESKAHHWFRGGRRTPLRAPFMLFVYDVAPGAEATIPAVRHIDGTARVQTVDEAQHPLLHALLTEFDALTGVPVLVNTSFNTRGEPIVCTPRDALECFWTSPLDALVIGSFLLEKPR, from the coding sequence ATGACCGAACCGATCCATACGCTCGGCATCAACGCCGCCTTTCACGACAGCGCCGCGTGCCTCGTGCGCGACGGCGTCGTGATCGCGGCCGCCGAGGACGAGCGCTTCACGCACGTGAAGCACGCGAAGCGCCCGGTACCGTTCTCGACGTGGGAGCTGCCCTACCATGCGATCGACTACTGTCTCGCGGAAGCCGGCATCGTGCTCGCGGACGTCGACCACGTCGCGTATTCATACGATCCATGGTTCGAGCTCGATCGCGAAGCGGCCGAGCCGTCGCTGACCTTGCCGCTTGCGCCGTCGGCCCACGCGCCGCGCAACGGCGGCGCGTCGCCATGGCATCCGCTGTTCCTGTCGTCGATCGTGAATGCGCCGCGCCAGCTCGCGGGCGGTGCGCCGCACCACCTGCAGCGGCGTTTTCGCGGCGTCACGCACGACGGCCCGTTCCGCTGGCATTTCGTCGAGCACCATCTCGCGCACGAGGCGAGCGCATTTCTGGCGGCGCCTTTCGAGCGGTGCGCGGTGATGACGATGGACGGGCGCGGCGAGCGTGCGACGACCAGCTACGGCGCGTTCGACGGCCGCTCGTACCGGCGGCTCGGCCAGGTGAACCTGCCGCATTCGCTCGGGTTGCTGTACGAACGCGTGACGCGCTACCTCGGCTTCCTGCACTCGTCCGACGAATACAAGGTGATGGCGCTCGCGTCGTACGGCAAGCCGGTGTTCGCCGACGCGATGCGCGAGCTGGTGCGCTACGACGGCGCCGGGCGCTACGCGATCCTCGACGGCGACCTCGTCGCGCTGTTCGGCCCGCCGCGCGAACGCGGCGGCCCGATCGAGCCGCATCACTGCGATATCGCGCATGCGTTGCAGCTCGTGCTGGAGGAAACGACGTTGCAGGCCGTCGACTGGCTGGCCGCCGCCACCGGCGAGCGGCAGCTCGCCATGGCGGGCGGCGTCGCGCTGAATTGCGTGATGAACGCGAAGATCCGCGATCGCGGCCCGTTCGACGACGTGTGGGTGCAGCCCGCCGCCGGCGACGCCGGCACCGCGCTCGGCGCGGCGCTGTGGACCGACTTCCGGATGCGCGGCGAGCGCGGCGCATGGCGGATGGACCATGCGTATCTCGGGCCGTCCTACGGCGACGACGCGATCGAGGCGTTCCTGAAGGACGCCCAGCTGCCGTACCGGCGGCTGGCCGACGTCGCCGCGCAAACGGCCGCGCTGCTCGCGGCGAACCGCGTGATCGGCTGGTTCCAGGGGCGCATGGAGTTCGGCCCGCGCGCGCTCGGCGCACGCTCGATCCTTGCGTCGCCCACCGACCCGGACATGCAGCACAAGCTCAACAAGATCAAGGATCGGGAAGACTTTCGCCCGGTCGCGCCGGTCGTGCTCGAAAGCAAGGCGCATCACTGGTTCCGCGGCGGACGGCGCACGCCGCTGCGCGCGCCGTTCATGCTGTTCGTGTACGACGTCGCGCCCGGCGCCGAAGCGACGATTCCGGCCGTGCGCCATATCGACGGCACCGCGCGCGTGCAGACCGTCGACGAAGCGCAGCATCCGCTGCTGCACGCGTTGCTGACGGAGTTCGACGCGCTCACCGGCGTACCGGTGCTCGTCAACACGTCGTTCAATACCCGCGGCGAACCGATCGTCTGCACGCCGCGCGACGCGCTCGAATGCTTCTGGACCTCGCCGCTCGACGCGCTCGTGATCGGTTCGTTCCTGCTGGAGAAACCGAGATGA
- a CDS encoding D-glycero-alpha-D-manno-heptose-1,7-bisphosphate 7-phosphatase: MAVKRERRLPGAVLIDKDGTLLDDVPYNVDPARMRLAPGAARALRTLGATGMPIVVVSNQPGVALGRFTENELGAVRRRLAELFEANGATLADFFYCPHHPRGSVPAYTVDCVCRKPRPGMLHRALAMLGAVPEWSWMIGDILDDVAAGRAAHCRTILVDCGHETEWRTDAARTPHHVVDRVDLAADIVVREAVRRHGTWVRR, encoded by the coding sequence ATGGCCGTGAAGCGCGAACGGCGGCTGCCGGGCGCCGTGCTGATCGACAAGGACGGCACGTTGCTCGACGACGTGCCCTACAACGTCGATCCGGCGCGGATGCGGCTCGCGCCGGGCGCGGCGCGCGCACTGCGCACGCTCGGTGCGACCGGCATGCCGATCGTGGTCGTTTCGAACCAGCCTGGCGTCGCGCTCGGCCGCTTTACCGAAAACGAGCTTGGCGCGGTCCGCCGGCGTCTCGCCGAACTGTTCGAAGCGAACGGCGCGACGCTGGCGGATTTTTTTTACTGCCCGCATCATCCGCGCGGCAGCGTGCCGGCTTATACGGTCGACTGCGTCTGCCGCAAGCCGCGCCCCGGCATGTTGCATCGTGCGCTGGCCATGCTGGGCGCCGTGCCCGAATGGAGCTGGATGATCGGCGACATCCTCGACGACGTCGCGGCCGGGCGCGCCGCGCATTGCCGCACGATCCTCGTCGACTGTGGGCACGAGACCGAATGGCGCACCGACGCCGCGCGCACGCCGCACCATGTCGTCGATCGCGTCGACCTCGCAGCCGACATCGTCGTGCGCGAAGCCGTGCGGCGGCACGGCACGTGGGTGAGGCGATGA
- a CDS encoding SDR family oxidoreductase has protein sequence MRPDDRKEVQVNDVKHESAGAPLAGRVALVTGGGRGLGEAICEDLARHGAHVIVADLDGDRAAAVAQRLERHGGQAVGRPLDVRDEASVLQVVHDAREALGDLDVIVNNAAIDVTAPIDDVSVDAWRQVLMTNLLGPYLMCHAAVPMMKARGTGHIVNIASTASKRAWPNASAYHATKWGLLGLSHALHAELRPAGVSVSAIVAGGMRTPFLLDRFPDIDADTLQPAENVAAAVRFVLTQPPGTVVPEVMVLPMKETSWP, from the coding sequence ATGCGTCCGGACGATCGCAAGGAGGTGCAGGTGAACGACGTCAAACACGAATCCGCCGGAGCGCCGCTCGCCGGCCGCGTCGCGCTGGTGACCGGCGGCGGCCGTGGGCTCGGCGAGGCCATTTGCGAAGACCTGGCGCGGCACGGTGCGCACGTGATCGTCGCCGATCTCGACGGCGACCGCGCGGCCGCCGTCGCGCAGCGGCTCGAACGGCACGGCGGGCAGGCGGTCGGCCGGCCGCTCGACGTGCGCGACGAGGCGTCCGTGCTGCAGGTCGTGCACGACGCGCGGGAAGCGCTCGGCGATCTCGACGTGATCGTCAACAACGCGGCGATCGACGTGACCGCGCCGATCGACGACGTGAGCGTCGACGCGTGGCGGCAGGTGCTGATGACGAACCTGCTCGGCCCCTACCTGATGTGCCACGCCGCCGTGCCGATGATGAAGGCGCGCGGCACCGGGCATATCGTCAACATCGCGTCGACCGCGTCGAAGCGCGCCTGGCCGAATGCGTCCGCCTATCACGCGACGAAGTGGGGGCTGCTCGGCCTGTCGCATGCGCTGCATGCCGAACTGCGGCCGGCCGGCGTGAGCGTGTCGGCGATCGTCGCGGGCGGGATGCGCACGCCGTTCCTGCTCGACCGCTTCCCGGACATCGACGCGGACACGCTGCAGCCGGCCGAGAACGTCGCGGCCGCCGTGCGCTTCGTGCTGACGCAGCCCCCCGGCACCGTGGTGCCGGAAGTGATGGTGCTGCCGATGAAGGAGACGTCATGGCCGTGA
- a CDS encoding BON domain-containing protein produces the protein MQRRYPGRHGERGGPPDWQERDERAYRGAGERGIPGDPARWPEAGDESAYGRFASEDVGPEDWGSEWTERSARPVGQRRGGADAGWQGDFQREPAREPEPGYGERDRRAQGRDWRESPYRESQYRGVPPEFRGQHRMGGYDSERAQGDPRDYPRYGGEARDRSRFGSEAERDALRNRRGPKGYTRSDERIREDVCERLAHALDIDVSDVTVQVQDGRVELDGTVPARWMKHGIEDLADGCMCVRDVENRVRVRREGEHDSGMVLHPNQRTVTPTQPAVLDPEPGTVGQDRERKPHH, from the coding sequence ATGCAACGACGATATCCCGGACGGCACGGCGAACGCGGTGGCCCGCCCGACTGGCAGGAGCGCGACGAACGCGCATACCGAGGCGCCGGCGAGCGCGGAATCCCGGGCGATCCCGCGCGATGGCCCGAAGCGGGCGACGAGTCGGCGTACGGCCGCTTCGCCAGCGAGGACGTCGGTCCGGAAGACTGGGGCAGCGAATGGACCGAACGCTCGGCGCGGCCGGTCGGTCAGCGGCGCGGCGGGGCCGATGCGGGCTGGCAGGGCGACTTCCAGCGCGAACCGGCGCGCGAGCCCGAACCCGGCTACGGCGAGCGCGACCGTCGCGCGCAGGGCCGCGACTGGCGGGAGAGCCCGTACAGGGAAAGCCAGTACCGCGGCGTTCCGCCGGAATTTCGCGGGCAGCACCGGATGGGCGGGTACGACAGCGAACGCGCCCAGGGTGATCCGCGCGACTATCCGCGCTACGGCGGCGAAGCCCGTGACCGGTCGCGGTTCGGCAGCGAAGCCGAACGCGACGCGCTGCGCAATCGTCGCGGGCCGAAAGGCTATACGCGGTCGGACGAGCGGATCCGCGAAGATGTTTGCGAGCGGCTCGCGCATGCACTCGACATCGACGTGAGCGACGTCACGGTGCAGGTGCAGGACGGCCGCGTCGAACTGGACGGCACGGTGCCGGCGCGATGGATGAAGCACGGCATCGAGGATCTGGCCGACGGCTGCATGTGCGTGCGCGACGTCGAGAACCGCGTGCGGGTTCGTCGTGAGGGCGAGCACGATTCGGGCATGGTGCTGCATCCCAACCAGCGGACCGTGACGCCGACGCAGCCGGCCGTGCTCGATCCCGAGCCGGGCACCGTCGGCCAAGACCGCGAGCGCAAGCCGCACCACTGA
- a CDS encoding PAS domain-containing hybrid sensor histidine kinase/response regulator produces MMKDDIDPLSPPPPLGQSDARDLLHRFAEFRFQTVVESITDYAVFMLDPHGNVATWNAGAARIKGYRAAEIVGHHFSRFYPPDAIAAGRPSLGLAEAAANGHFADEGWRVRKDGSQFWASVTITPVHDHSSQLCGFIKITRDMTERKRLEELEASTHRLSVFIAMLAHELRNHLSPLRHSVGVLQSLANPAPALAQCRDAVHRQVTQLTRLVDDLLDVGRITAGKLELDDRPINVRDIVCRGVESIQPKLAARGQQIHVDLPSDAVPLHGDDARLVQVLHNLLDNASKFSPFGGRIDVGARIEGPVVAIRVTDRGVGIARDALETIFDLFEQESGAGRRPTDGFGLGLAICRTFVELHGGRISAESDGPGHGATFTVRLPVDRVARATHGDVREPVKPARTGTTPLRILIVDDNRDSADTLAVLLQVKGHAPRVAYNAHDALALARDYAPQLMILDLTMPDVDGFTLLHELRAIDALRDATCVALSGHASAADLERTERAGFDEHLVKPVEITVLDALLQRVARGVRDTP; encoded by the coding sequence ATGATGAAAGACGACATCGATCCTCTCTCGCCTCCCCCGCCGCTCGGGCAATCCGACGCGCGCGACCTGTTGCACCGCTTCGCCGAGTTCCGGTTCCAGACGGTGGTCGAGTCGATCACCGACTACGCGGTGTTCATGCTCGATCCGCACGGCAACGTCGCGACCTGGAACGCGGGGGCCGCGCGCATCAAGGGCTATCGCGCCGCCGAGATCGTCGGCCACCACTTCTCGCGCTTCTATCCACCCGACGCGATCGCGGCCGGCCGGCCGTCGCTCGGGCTCGCCGAAGCGGCCGCCAACGGCCACTTCGCGGATGAAGGGTGGCGCGTGCGCAAGGACGGCTCGCAATTCTGGGCGAGCGTGACGATCACGCCGGTGCACGATCACTCGAGCCAGCTTTGCGGCTTCATCAAGATCACGCGCGACATGACCGAGCGCAAGCGGCTCGAGGAGCTCGAAGCGTCGACGCACCGGCTCAGCGTGTTCATCGCGATGCTCGCGCACGAGCTGCGCAACCATCTCTCGCCCTTGCGCCATTCGGTCGGCGTACTGCAGAGCCTGGCCAACCCGGCACCCGCGCTCGCGCAGTGCCGCGATGCCGTGCATCGTCAGGTCACGCAACTGACGCGGCTCGTCGACGATCTGCTTGACGTCGGGCGCATCACCGCCGGCAAGCTCGAGCTGGACGACCGCCCCATTAACGTGCGCGACATCGTGTGCCGCGGCGTCGAAAGCATCCAGCCGAAGCTGGCCGCGCGCGGGCAGCAGATCCACGTCGATCTGCCGTCCGATGCCGTGCCGCTGCACGGCGACGATGCGCGGCTCGTCCAGGTGCTGCACAACCTGCTCGACAATGCGTCGAAGTTCTCGCCGTTCGGCGGACGCATCGACGTCGGCGCCCGGATCGAGGGGCCGGTCGTCGCGATCCGCGTGACCGATCGGGGCGTCGGCATCGCGCGCGACGCGCTCGAAACCATCTTCGACCTGTTCGAGCAGGAAAGCGGAGCGGGCCGGCGGCCGACCGACGGCTTCGGGCTGGGTCTCGCGATCTGCCGGACGTTCGTCGAACTGCACGGCGGGCGCATCTCGGCCGAAAGCGACGGCCCCGGCCACGGTGCGACGTTTACGGTGCGGTTGCCAGTCGACCGCGTGGCCCGCGCGACACACGGTGACGTGCGCGAGCCGGTCAAGCCCGCGCGGACGGGCACGACGCCGCTCCGTATCCTCATCGTCGACGACAATCGCGATTCGGCCGACACGCTCGCCGTGCTGCTGCAGGTGAAAGGACACGCGCCGCGCGTCGCCTACAACGCACACGACGCTCTGGCGCTCGCCCGCGACTACGCGCCGCAGCTGATGATCCTCGACCTCACGATGCCCGACGTCGACGGCTTCACGCTGCTGCACGAACTGCGCGCGATCGACGCGCTGCGCGACGCGACCTGCGTTGCGCTGTCGGGACACGCCAGCGCGGCGGACCTCGAGCGCACCGAACGCGCCGGCTTCGACGAGCACCTCGTGAAGCCCGTCGAAATAACCGTGCTCGACGCGCTGCTGCAGCGCGTCGCGCGCGGCGTTCGCGACACCCCGTGA
- a CDS encoding four-helix bundle copper-binding protein codes for MNDQYDTCMAACDACAHACDTCVAACLAERDTHALADCIALDIECAQLCRFASGAMARRSVLTPGVCALCAQACDLCAAECLRHAHDHCRRCALACEACAAMCRVVA; via the coding sequence ATGAACGATCAGTACGACACCTGCATGGCCGCTTGCGACGCGTGCGCACACGCATGCGATACGTGCGTGGCCGCGTGCCTCGCCGAACGCGATACGCATGCGCTGGCCGACTGCATCGCGCTCGACATCGAATGCGCGCAGCTGTGCCGCTTCGCGTCGGGTGCGATGGCGCGCCGCAGCGTGCTCACGCCCGGCGTCTGCGCGCTGTGCGCACAAGCATGCGACTTGTGTGCGGCCGAATGCCTGCGGCATGCGCACGATCATTGCCGCCGCTGCGCGCTCGCGTGTGAAGCATGCGCGGCGATGTGTCGCGTGGTGGCTTGA
- a CDS encoding zinc-dependent alcohol dehydrogenase produces the protein MKAVVFHGIGDIRIDTVPDPEITEATDAIVRLTASAICGTDLHMVRGTLGGMKPGTILGHEGVGIVETVGRDVRNLRRGDRVLIPSTIACGSCAYCRAGYTAQCDVANPGGPRAGTAFFGGPADSGAFNGLQAEYARTPLAHASLIRLPDAIDDDRAILMSDIFPTGYFGAQLAEVRPGDTVAVFGAGPVGQFAIASAKLMGAGRVIAVDRIASRLEMACAQGAEIVDFAEDDPVETVLRLTGGIGVDRVIDAVGVDAMRATHGPAAADRDAAQAFDAEVDAIAPHRKPDGRNWVPGDGPSQVLQWAVRAVAKAGTVAVIGVYPPASRVFPIGDAMNRNLTIKMGNCNHRTVTPPLVELVRSGAFDPLSVLTRCEPLTNAIDAYRAFDTREPGWMKVKLTP, from the coding sequence ATGAAAGCAGTCGTATTTCACGGTATCGGCGACATTCGCATCGACACGGTGCCCGATCCCGAAATCACCGAGGCGACCGACGCGATCGTGCGCCTGACGGCCAGCGCGATCTGCGGCACCGACCTGCACATGGTGCGCGGCACCCTCGGCGGGATGAAGCCGGGCACGATCCTCGGCCACGAGGGTGTCGGCATCGTCGAGACGGTCGGGCGCGACGTGCGCAACCTGCGGCGCGGCGACCGTGTGCTGATTCCATCGACGATCGCATGCGGCAGTTGCGCGTACTGCCGCGCGGGCTACACCGCGCAATGCGATGTGGCGAACCCGGGCGGCCCGCGTGCGGGTACCGCATTCTTCGGCGGCCCGGCCGACAGCGGCGCGTTCAACGGGTTGCAGGCCGAATACGCGCGCACGCCGCTTGCGCACGCGAGCCTGATCCGGCTGCCGGATGCGATCGATGACGATCGCGCGATCCTGATGTCGGACATTTTTCCGACCGGCTATTTCGGCGCGCAGCTCGCGGAAGTGCGCCCGGGCGATACGGTCGCCGTGTTCGGCGCAGGGCCGGTCGGCCAATTCGCGATCGCGAGCGCGAAGCTGATGGGCGCCGGGCGCGTGATCGCGGTCGACCGCATTGCGTCGCGTCTCGAGATGGCGTGCGCGCAAGGCGCGGAAATCGTCGATTTTGCGGAGGACGATCCGGTCGAGACGGTACTGCGGCTGACGGGCGGAATCGGCGTCGATCGCGTGATCGACGCGGTGGGCGTCGACGCGATGCGCGCGACGCACGGGCCGGCCGCGGCCGATCGCGACGCGGCGCAGGCATTCGATGCGGAAGTCGATGCGATCGCGCCGCACCGCAAGCCGGACGGCCGCAACTGGGTGCCGGGGGACGGACCGTCGCAGGTGCTGCAATGGGCGGTGCGCGCGGTCGCGAAAGCCGGCACAGTGGCGGTGATCGGCGTGTATCCGCCGGCGTCGCGCGTGTTTCCGATCGGCGATGCGATGAACCGCAACCTGACGATCAAGATGGGCAACTGCAATCACCGCACGGTGACGCCGCCGCTCGTCGAACTCGTGCGCAGCGGCGCATTCGACCCGCTGTCGGTGCTCACGCGCTGCGAGCCGCTGACGAATGCGATCGATGCGTATCGCGCGTTCGACACGCGCGAGCCGGGCTGGATGAAGGTGAAGCTGACGCCATGA